GATTTGTGTTTTTTTTGAAACAATGTGAAGTTATATTTTTGTGTTACAAGTGATGACAAAAGGGTTCAAAGGTTAAAAGGATTATTATCATGTCATACCACGTTAGATTAGCCTATCAGTAATCTCCACGTGTCTTTGATTTAGTTGGTGTCTGTGGGTTTGTCCATTGAGATCTTCACACGTCGGATTTGCTATGTGCTTTTTCTCTCGTTAGGGGAATTAAATTTAATTTGTTTCGATTAGAAgaaattacatttttttttctatttcctaTTCGGTGTCTGGTACCTGTATTGGAGCCCGATTATATCGAATTCACGCCTCATAGGGACTCATTCGGGGAAAGCTCTCCCTACTAAGAATTTTTTCATATTCAGGACTCAACCCGAGACCTCAGCAGCCTCATCCGCTGCACCACATACTTTAGTGGTAGAAATTAGTTTTTTTTGTCTTCACATgaagttttttgttttttctcaAAATCTGAACATGTAAAATATTTttgtttaaatataaatataaaatttatataaaatattAGGAGTAATTAATCTAATATTATATAACtaaaatatttttaaagaaaaattatAATGATAGTTGGGTATAAATGAGCGAGGTTGGTAGTGGTTTGAATGATGGCAGGGTATTTTTGTAGGGGTGACAAATTTAGCCCACGAAATCATAACCCGCCAACTCGCTCAAGCTTAAACGGGTTATTGATCCACTCATTTTTTAGCTCAGTCTATTGAAATTTGGGCTGATATCtaggggcaattcgcagaattacccttcttttggggtggtctttaatttttgcccttcgcctaaaattcatgggttccgagtttgaacccccgctcagtcaaaaattttaaaaaaaaaatcgcaaggcagagtttgaatttcACTCTGTCCCCTctggtaaacttttagttatgcttaactaaaagtctgccggatggggcagactttgccttgaggcatatattttattttattttgcttttcgaggcaaacttttagttatgccttaaggaaaagtttcgccttatggggcatatttttagttatgccttaactaaaagtgtgccccataagacataactaaaagtatgtctgataagacagaacttttccttaggGCATAACTAAAAaattgccttataaggcaaagcctatgccttaaggaaaagttctgccttgtgggatagacttttagttatgccggattcggcataactttagtttttccttaaggcatgtatgccggatccggtatACACggcccccagccctgccttgcgaaattatttttttattttatgcctgagcgggggttcgaacccagaacctcaggtatttgCCGACctttccaagcgaagggcaaaacttaaagaccacaaatatgaggggcaaaatttaaagaccaccccaaaagaaggacaattcgCGCAAAAAAAATGTTGTCTAACCCAAATTGATCCATGAGAATTTTTGTGAAAAtatgttcaatttttttatttatttgatatgttatatataaccataataaagaaaaaaaatattaggtATTAAagaattataaaagaacaaataaGGTAATTAACGCTTGGTAAGAATGGGGGGGTTAGGTTTTGACCCACTTTTAACCTATTTCAGCCCGAGTAACATTTGGACAGGGTAATAACCCGCTCATTTCTTAACTCAGTCCATTTTGATCTGCCCAAATTCAGTCCAACTTGCCCATTTGCCACCCCTAGTCTTTTGGTAGCTGGTTTGGAGGTGAGTTATGCATAAATCAAATCTTGCATAAgtaataccatgtttggtagtTTGTTAAGagctaagttattcatgtataaaattaatacGATGTTTGCTTTGCAACTTAGAAACCCGCATATAACTCATaaatgtataagttatgagggaatcAATGTGTTATTTTATGCTGGATAGAAGATAGAATAACTAATACAcgaataactaaaccctgcatTGCTAATTCTCGCATAATATAATACATAAATCCTCCAATAACTTATGCAGGTATTAACAATACTTGCATAACGTCTAACCAGCTACTAAATGACCCATGGTTACCGTATTGTGGAAATGTAATAGCTAGTGGTGATGGTGGTTGATAATGGTTAATGATTGTGGTTGGCAGCAGTTACTGGTGGTGAAAACTAATAGTGTGGTTGGTGGTACACAATGGTGTTTGATGGTGCTAATTGCTAGTAGTAATTAGTGGATGAAGTGGTAATGGATGTTAGCAGTGACAATTGTAAATTCTGGCTAGTAATGGTGATGATCGATTGTGGTGATTTACGGTGATGGTAATTGAGTTGAAGATGGTGGTTATAGGTGGTGATTGGTAGTAGTTTTATAATAATGAGATGGAATTTATTCTCTAGAAAATCATATATCGATACTATTTTAGTGATATTAAAAACTTTGTTATAGATCTTATCATTTAGACTTATTAAATAATTgtaaattttttaaaacaaacGCACTTTATGACTGAGAGAGGTTTTTATGTGTGTTCTTCAAGAGAAATATGGACTTTTATATATCCATAGATGACAATTTATGGGAGGTAAAGGTGAAGACCAAAAACGCGTCTTAACGTTCGAAAAATGTAGATCGCAATTAAACTAACTAATGTACGAAAATATAGGTTGTCATTGTAAGCATTTATTTTGATATATTTCGGCCTTTCGGGTTAGCTCAAAATAATATTTGCAAAATCGGATTTGGATTTGACATCAAGTATATCTCACGTGTAGTGAAAATTGATCCGTTTTACCTTGCCAACCCATTTCTCAAGGGTACAAGGCCACTTCTTTTTACTAACTCTTTACAAGCCAATAACACACAATTCAATGTAAGGAGCAAGAAAGTTCTTTTCACAACAATGAGGGATAATGGTCTTTCATATAAGACAACTACAAATAAATAAAAGTGGACGACACAAGAATAAAGAGAGGAGAGAGGACAATATTTTTATTCTTTGTATTACACAGAGTTTATTTCCAACAGTTCTATTAGATGCAGTCATGAAGCAAATGAAAAAGAAGAAtttaaggttttgataaaatcaTTAGTTTCAAATGCATATGATCTTCTGACCTAAGCTCcagtttgaagttgaaatttgaaaatttgagttcttgaagttgtgtttggacatacaTTTTACTTGGAAAAAACTTAAAGTTTTGCGAGTGAAAGTGAAATTTCACCCAAAAACAGGTCGATGGGACcagtttttggaacttgaaaatattttgaagagaAGGCAGCCATCAAGGCTATATGCAAATCCGTCCATCTTCTCAGTGGTTGTTCGAACATTATCGTTGATGTTATAAAGGCGAGATTACTACCCTATAATTGCCAGTTTTTGCTGATCATTAGCACGTATATTGGTTCCGAAAACTAATTCCATGGCGGATGCATGGGTAATTGTATGGTGGGAGAAATATAGGAGACAAATTAAGGGGATATTTTCAGCTTCTTGCCAGTTAGTTAACTAGAACCAGTAAATTTAATTATTCGTTTAGCTTCTTTAGCTAAGTCTGCATTGATCCCAAAGATTAGCAGGTCTTTCGAGACAACTTTCTTCCATGTGATTTTAGGTCTACCCATCTCCTTTTAACACCTTAACTCACTATCGTTTTATACCTACGGACCGATGCGTCTATAGGTCAATACAACGCAGGACATGACCAAACCATCTCAAGCGACTTTCTCTCATTTTATCTTCAATGTGTGCCACTTGCACCATCTGGCAAATGTGATCATTTTTAATTTTATCTAATCTTGTgtaatcgcacattcattttagCATCCGCATCGCCACAACACTCATATTTTAAATATGCTGGACTTTAGAAGCCCACATTCACTACTATATGACATAGTAGCTCTTATAACTCTTCTATAAAACTTACATTTCAAGTAGGCATCCTTTTGTGAGAAACATCTTCAATCATAAAAATTATTTGCTTGATATCTATGTGAAATAAAAGGAGGTGGATACTGTTGGggttgagggggggggggggggggggaggcaaATGGGAAGGAAAAGCTCAAAATCAGCAACTAACTCTTGCATAATAGGAAATttacaaagaaaaaagaaagacagTAATATGAAATGACAGTTTATTTAGTGAATTTAATCCACTTCAATCTGTTAACAAACAAGAGTATAGGTGACATGCTGCAGATAATCCCAAAGCTTTAATAGTTAACAGCCATTTGAAATGAAATAGAGGGGGGTTTCAATCACTTCTTAGCAAAGAGATGGCTCCTCCGAGGACACTAAATAAGTAAGCTCACAACTTTGGTAAATACATTCAAAACCTAAAATTTAGCAGCAATGGATAAATTTAATAGAATAAGAGATTGTTACATGATCTTCgagaaaataaaaagggaaaaagagtCATGATCATACATAGGCACACTAAGAAAGTAATTTAGGCGAGATCAAGCTCTCCGTATAGACAATTCCTTGCTTAGCGGTGGTACGTTGAGGCCAAAATCCAAACGGTCCTCCAGATGTCCTGAATACAGAACTAAGACGTCCGCTACTTTTACAGCACATCAGCACTTCACCATCCGCAAACATATGTTTCGGTCTGGCGGAATGAAAAAGATTAGCCTCTTGTATTGTAATTAATTTAGTCCAAGATTCCTTGATACCATAGTCTTTCATTACCCACAACTTAAAAGTGCCCTCCCACGTATCACTGTATGTAGAGTAAAAGCAAAGCATTCCTCTCAATACTGAAACACCATGCTCGATGAACTGCATGCGGAATCTATTTAACATTCGCTCCAACAACGGTATCTCTCCATATACCTCATTTGAAATATTAAATGAAATGATAGTATGATATTGTGAAATGATAGTAGGATATCGTAACATACCAAGCCAATGAAATGCTCCATGTACAAATGGCAAATCATCTGTACCACAATCCCTAAAACCCCTAACACGATGAACGCCAGTAGGATATTTACCGATTCTTCTCCAGGAACCACTTTTTAGCACGAGAATTTCAATCCAAACATTGTCACAAAAACTTGCATTCAGGTTAATCGTAAGGATCTTATAGTCATCACTAGTTGCTTCATATCCCAACCCGCATACACAATCATCTAGTGCAGATTCTGGATGGGGAACTAGtattgattctcttgtggagggGTTCCATAGCAAAAGGTGTCTATCGAGTCTATTAGAAACTTGAAAAAGAACCAATCCATCACAGCAACAAAATATTTCGACAGCCAGTGGTTTACAGTTCGAAGGGCAATCAAGTTTCTGTTGATCCTCAACCAGTCGAATCAATAATATATGAGAAGAATAGAAGTTAAACATATCATCCTTACCACGGCAGCATTGGCAAATAAGAATTTTTTGGGAATTTTGGTCATCCTTGGCATGAATGTGATGCTTCATCTTAAAGTAAGGATCACTGATTAATGCCTTGCAACACAATTGACCTCATCAACATCATTTGACGGCCTCTTCCCCCCTGCAATTTAGTTAAACAATTGTAGTCAGAAGCTGGCAGTTAAAATCAAACACACACATCTCGCAAAGGGAATACCTTTGCAAATTGGTACTGCTTTCTTCTGTTGACATCTGGAAAGCTTGAACTTTCGGGTCCCATTGCTAATCTGATTATTGAGCTTTTCTTCTCCATTGCTAATCGTATTTACAATGGATTGGCATCTGGAAAGCTTGAACTTTTTGGTCCTATGATTATACAAAAGATTGAACTTTTCTTCTCCATTGCTAATCGTATTTACAATGGATACTTTCTTCTTTTGTGTCATTGCTAAACTTTGTTTGAAATGAAATGATGATTTAACTTAGGTTGACACTCAGGAGTTCAGATTACTGTAGGCGGCATGTGGGGACCACTCCAATCCAAAATCCAATTAAATTTGGGGAAAATTGAGGTCTAAAACGTATATTTTAAAATTTCTtaatttttacaaaatataaaaatatcttATTTAATCCCAAAAGATCCACCAACCCCTCCTCTTGCTCCTTCTCCCGTccccagttttttttttaaaaaacgttTTGACTTTTTTTACCAACCCCCCTCCTCCCACCCCATatctcagatttttttttttaaaagttttgaatcttttttttttgttttgtttttttcagCAGTttcccccctcctcctcctcttttGCTGCTGCtgctttcttcttttatttagaaaaacgttgctcaagaaaaaaaataaaaaaaacaaactCACCCGATTTACGTAATTTTCGGAAGGATTTCATTGGTGTAGCACTACGCTATTCATAGTTTATTTCCATtcatttggtaagtaaaataatgttgttttattttaattattcatcTGGGTATAGCTGCTGATTTTTTAATAATTTACAGTAGCAGTTATAATTATCTActactacaaaaaaaaaactatatatgaGTTTTAGTGGCAATACAAATGGCCGCTAAAACCTTTACCGGCAATTGCAAATTGGCCGCTGAAGCTGCCGCGGGTAAAGGCTTCACCGGCCATTCAAGTGATCGCTGGTAAAGGACCATATAATGGCCGGCAAAAGTCCTGTATTTTAGCGGCAATTCTCAACTGCAATTTAAATAGCCGCTAAAAATTCCCAAGGTTTTCTTAGTCAATACTTTTTGTGGCTTTTGTCATTGCCCTCTAATACGCTATTTAATTTATTGTAAAAGGGATCCGTTTGGCAGCAAATATAGTAGcctaggggtgggcataaacacggaaaaccgaaaaaccggaccgaaccgaattaattcgatttttcggtttttcgattttttttaatagaaaatTCGGTGTTCGGTTCCGGTTCACCGGTTTTTCGGTTcttcggttaaaccgaaaattTACTAAATAGTTTTTACAACCCTCATATCACTCAGCCCACTCCACTCTCTCATGCCCAAATTAATATATCCAACTATCCAAGTCCTGAAGCCTATCCCTAAGACTCAAATTAATATGTCCAACTATCCTAATTCCTAAGCCCACTCCACTCGCTGCCTTGCTACTGCTTGTTAGCTACTGATTTTTTTAAGGCTACTGCCTATTCTAAATGCACACTTGGAGATGCATGTTAGTATTAATTGAGAAGGGAAGACTAGTTTTTGAATTCGGAAAATGCTGCTATACTTTTTTTGTGTATCATATTCAAACAGGGAATCTTAGCTCCAAATCAAAAGGGGAGCAGTCTTAATTAGTTACTTCTTAGTTGGATAAAATTGAAAGTTCAGCCAGATATTACTTATTTCAATTGCTATGATGtagtcatttttttttattatataatgATGGTGCATAATATAACTGGGGTTAACTATATCACAGAAGGAATATAAAGAATTAATGTGGGCAACTCAACTACCGTGGGATTGAAGGTAGTTGTCCCTTATATCACAGAAAGTTTCTGCTACTTCTTGTTGGATGCTTGGCTAGACCTCTCTATCCACTTCCTGGTAGAAGAAAAGATAGCAATAAACAACCTTTACAAACATTTCTAGCGTACAACATTGCACATCGAGGTTCAAATGGAGAAATTCCTAAATCGAAATAgctcatttttaattaaaaagaaagtccattttacaagcagaaaaccgaattagaaaaaccgaaaccgaaccgaaccgaacttcaaaaaaccgaaccgaaccgaattaattcttGTTTTACTTGTTACTGATCTATATTGTTCTCAATTTTTACTAACAGATATCATCCCTTCTTTGGTTAGAACTTCCATCTCTTGGCATATTAGCAGGAGTTGAATTAGTAGTAGCATTAAGAGTTCCACTAAAGGTCAAGTTGTCAGCATTAGATCTTGGATCAGCCAATCCAGCTCGCCATGGTTTGTTGCATGCCTTCATCCCAAGGACCAGTTTGAGGAATATTTTATTCTAGAACGATTATATTTTGGTGCGACtcattcttttgatttttctacTGAAATTCAATATCTAAGATGGATAAAAAGATAAAGTGATCAATATTATCTACTGTTACACCCAACATTGAATAATAAAGCTTTTGATCTACCCATCTTCCAGATCCTTGAATTCATCACTTCTTGCATTGGAAATTTCAGGTGACCTTGGCAGGGGACTGGAAGTTACCAATTCCTGAGTGAAAAGGTGAGGCTAGCAtcacttggaaaagaaagtgattGAGAATAAGATGAAAGACAAACAAACTTCACTACAAGTCAATTACTCAGCAAAAATTAGCCAGATTTTACTCTTCGTAGACAAACGTCTTAACACATTTATTGTTA
The nucleotide sequence above comes from Lycium barbarum isolate Lr01 chromosome 3, ASM1917538v2, whole genome shotgun sequence. Encoded proteins:
- the LOC132630200 gene encoding F-box protein CPR1-like — encoded protein: MKHHIHAKDDQNSQKILICQCCRGKDDMFNFYSSHILLIRLVEDQQKLDCPSNCKPLAVEIFCCCDGLVLFQVSNRLDRHLLLWNPSTRESILVPHPESALDDCVCGLGYEATSDDYKILTINLNASFCDNVWIEILVLKSGSWRRIGKYPTGVHRVRGFRDCGTDDLPFVHGAFHWLGMLRYPTIISQYHTIISFNISNEVYGEIPLLERMLNRFRMQFIEHGVSVLRGMLCFYSTYSDTWEGTFKLWVMKDYGIKESWTKLITIQEANLFHSARPKHMFADGEVLMCCKSSGRLSSVFRTSGGPFGFWPQRTTAKQGIVYTESLISPKLLS